The DNA window ATGCATTGATTTCTCTCTCCAGAAAGCTCCCAGTGACATtttttaggtttctttttttaaacccttcACTCAATTAATGTTCCCCTCATTAATCATCACACCACAGGAAAAGCTGATACCTTCATGAGATATCACAAAATAGCTTTGTGCAGTAGCTCTCAGTGGGTACTGATGTTATCCTGCTTTAGCCTTGTTCATCCCAGAAATAGTACAGTTAACCAGTTAACTTTACTTGTACCAGTAGatattgtaacattataaatTTGTATTAACATAATTTTATCAAGAATTGGACATTTTCAAAGTGTAGtgcttatatacatatatttgtcACTTGTCTTGTTTGAAAGGCCTTGAACTTCTTATACATCCCAACCAAACCCGTAATCTCTGCTCCCCCTGGTGGTCATTCTTTAAAAATCCAGCAGAATTCATAACTGTGTATTACCAGTGAGGTCACTTAGTCATTAAGATGCACCtttggtgcactgtgtgtgtgtgtgtacatatatatatatatatatatatatatatatatatatatatatatatatatatatgtacacacacacacacacacacacacacatacatcaacagtttgagtacacttggttagggttagggtttttttcataattgacaatgttttacgtcgtatatgtttctgtaaatacttgaaattgaaaacatatgttactatatacaaaacaaaacataaggagtaccAAAGCAAAGTTCAAGAAAATTGTAAAtggtctctaaatcttggattcctcaaaatagccaccctttgccttaataacagcctcacaaacacgaggcattcggttaacaagtttcagcaggaaatcacccaacatgtcttcccagctcttctgcagcaattcccagagatgtagggcacttgtgggtagctttgctttgactcttctgtccagttcgtcccatacaagttctatgggattgaggtctggagactgggcaggccaggtcattagattgagttgtccttcactttcctttttcgccagatagttcttgcacaactttgaggtgtgtttcgggtcattatcttgctgaagaatgaaggactgcccaactagccataatcctgatggaatggcatgcctctaaaGTATGCTATGACAgacatgctggttgagcttgccatggacttggtaaagatcatcaactctgtcaccagcaaagcaaccccagaccatgacactgcctcctccatgcttaacagtgggaaccacacatgcagaactcatgcgctcaccctctctgcgtcttacaaatacccGGCGGTtgaacccaaatatttcaaattttgactcatcagtccataagaccgacttccactcctcaaacgtccagtttctgtgttttttggcccaggcaagtctcttcctcttattctgcactcttaataatggtttctttgcagcaattcttccagttaggctagCTTCATGCAAtttcctctgaacagctgatgttgaaacatctgtacttctagtagcatttaactgagcttgtatttcaggggcagttaatcgccagtttcgcagactcgAATGAACTTATTCTCTGATtttgaggtcacccttggcctgcctgaccctgttcggtcctcatgagtgccagtttcttcaaatcgtttgatggtcttggccacagcagttacagacacttacaaagttcttgcgatttgtcttaaagattgaccttcatttcttaaagtaattgcagtcttttttctttgattaactgagcgtattttgccattttctgctcccttacattcaggaatgataaACTTGTGCCtacgctacctatatttatagtaatcatggaccctcatctgttaataataattggtgacaaaaggttaattaggtaacatgctagttaactcagagaacatctaacaaagacacttttatacttaggccagtgttctaacactgtgttatacaaaattcagacttttaactgacttgggcttcagactgaaatccccttgctttgggtgaccatttcattgaagttgacaagatttacattttcatttaaaaattaaatttttgaatgcaatttacttataattatcagcttatataagtacacgtatcatataatgaaatattaagtgtttatagacaagtttatacagttaaaagcatagataatcatgaaaaacctggctttaagcaggtgtactcaaacttttgactggtactgtatatatatatatatatatatatatatatatatatatatatatatattatatataaatttgtttCCAGTGTCATATTGTTCTAGCGCTCCCATGGGTTAGAGGCGCAAATCTGGCAGGGACTCTGTCTCTCCTTATAGCACTAGAGTGAACCTTGCTggctcaaaagcagacacctgcagggctggcctttgtcctccagaggttggtAACTCACTGATATCCActctcctgggtgtaaaagaggaagctggctcggtcgtgggatcggaggacacccgcTGAACCTTCAATTCCCCTGAGCTGTGTGAGGACTGGTTGCGATGAGCAGaaaaaaatgattggacattccaaattggaggtCAAATAACTGagcacattaaataataaaaataaaaaagtaaacagttAAAAGAAATCTCAAATAACTTTGACAGGTCCACAAAACTTAATCTTTTAATGTATCTGTTGTCTTGGAGGGTAACCAAGTGAACTTGTATTGTTTCCTTGGCAACAACATATCCTGCCACAGTCGCTTCTGTTCTTTGCCAGACCCCACTAGTTGGTAGCCCAGCATGTTCATCGCCCCTTTGCAGACCTCCTGTATTTTAGCAACCTTCTCGTACGGCAGCGCGACTCTCCAGGCCTGCGAGACGTTCACTGCATTGCGAGAGGTGGTTAGAAAGGCCTGCTCATTCCCATGGCCTTTGCCGTGTGTGATATCATATATCCAAGATTTAAGCTTAGGGGTCAAGGTTAACTCTGCAAACTTATACATCGCTGAAATTTCAGCAAGTGGGTCCCGTACGAGGTCATCATATCTCACCATCATGTATCGGCCCTTTAAGAAGCTGGGTGCTTTCTGAGTGGCTGTTTCGTAAATCTGGACGTGGCTCCGGCAGATTTCCCGCATCACCCGGTAGTGGGCGTCTACCACTTGAACACCTTTGGTGTTGAGGACAATGCCATTGTCCCGCATGAAGGCCTTCATCGACTGTTCACGGGACTTGACCACCGCCCTCGGGTCTCGGATGAGGTGGATGATTTTGAGATTGAGGGACGGGTCTTTGAGAAGAGGGTAGAGGGTTTCCAGGTCAAAGACGCGTACCTCTTTCAACACCACGTGGCTGTAGGACTTGCAGGCTTCCTCCACCTTCTCGAACGGAGTCTTGTTGCACATCTTCTTGCAGGTCATCTCGTTGCTGATCTCCTCCCGCTCGTACAGGACACATGCAGGCGGCGAGCAAAGCGCACGGCTGACTGACCACTGGAACAGATGCGTCACGTTACGCTTTTCGGGCATGTAGGCATCAAAGACGTACATGTCGCACTGGAAGACTGATCGGATGAGGTCCCGGACCGCCATCCGCAACGTGCTGGCGCTGTTCTGGTACATGCTGACCCACACGTGCCAGGCGGGCTCCATTAGATAGAACACATCCGGGTGCTGGTTGAAGACCTGTCCCACGAAGGAGGAGCCTGAGCGCCAGGAGGACAGGATCAGAACGTGGACTTTGCCATTCTGCTCCTCAGCCTGGGGGCTGACGCCACCCTGCCAGGAGTATAAGAAGACCAGTGCTAACCCACTGATGAGTGTGAAGACTGCGGAGTTGGTGATCCGTAATCTCAACATAGTGAAGGATCAGGTCTTTAAACTGGGAAGCACCTAGGGCAAAGAGATTTTACAGTCAGATGCAATACAAAGTACTGAAGGATTGCTcaatttaaaagcaagtattGAACTAGTATTCTGAACACATCTTTTTTGTTATACTGCATATGTAATATCCTATACTGTGCAcatgtattttactatattttagattttgttttttacagtactttattgCCCTTGCCACAATGTATGGAATATAAATGAGTATTCTCTGGAATATACAAAAGGTAAAGATACATCTGTAAAATGTTGCAGTATAATAGTGATAGTATTCATTAAATTCACATCAAAGTGGCCACAAGTTTTGATTACATATATGCTATTAAGAGTTATTTTTCACATGGAAAAGGTTATATAGTTTTTTTCATCCTGTTGTCAATGGATTGTAAATTCAGTTTATACAGTAAGCAAATCAATAATATTTAGAAAACTGCTGATTCTGGCTTCATCAGCTTAGCAACAAAAATGCACAATGTCTTTAACATTTCATTACTTTTGAACTGTATACTAAACTGAACAACAGTGCTGTCataacaaaaatcaaacaatacatgttgtggtctgagttccAGTACATCCTGCAATATCCACTAGCTGGCGCTgtgtaatacaaaatgtattgacTCAAAAACTAAAATTCTAATTTTTTAAGAGAGAAAATAGTGCAATgctctcgtgtttttttttttttttaatttgtattattagaaAAGAATGACAACTCTATGAACAGGCTACAGTTGGTCTATTTCCAATATTGGTTACCTAATATAGTAAATTATTCAATGGCATAGTAGCAAGAAACCTCTTTGTGGCAGGTATGGAATAAGCAGTTACACAATTGTTCTGGCATTGTGCTAGTTTTATCCTGTCAAAATTGTGTCAGAAAATTAGCCTAGTTGCCTGAGTAACCCTATATCTTAAGTCTGTATGTCATTGTGAGCTACATTATTACCGATAACGACTTTACAGATGTGTAAATATGGACTCCCAATGATGCCCATCCATAGCCCCGATATACATGTTAATCGAGTGCTTTGGGAGtgatatacacattttaaaatgcagacatTGCAATTAATGAAATAGTTTACACAATTCCAGCGTCACCGGGCATTCTATAATATAAGGTACAATTTAGTTCCCCCAGTTACAATTCAACTACACAGTAAgttaataacaaaaaactaaaactatactagattttgtattgtactgtgttttgattCGACTCCAGACTGTCCATGGAAACAGGCAACTATCCAAGCCAGGAACGGAAAATGAAAAGCTACTGTGCTTTAAATGCAGTGAAAATCGATCTAGCCAAAGCTGTACCTGTAAGTTTGCAACTCCAATGGAAATGCATACATCTGCACTTTTTAGGCCAAACGCTTTAaagatttaaatactgtacaatatgaaATAATTCAGCTTTTCTGATCTGCCACAAAAGATCTGGCAATTTACAGACCCCAAAGCCATACGTTTTCAATTGGAAAATAACACACTGACTTGGAGAATGTGTGCCCAGAACTGTCCATTTACAAAACATGTGAACAtggcaaataaaatgaaactCCAAGTTAAGCTAAAACTCCACACACAACAGGATGGACAagagcacaaaacaaacaggctgaATTCCTGTAAACAGTCTTTGTTCTTCATCTCAGATGGGGGTCCTTGCTAACAGTTATGTGACATCTTCCTCTCTCTTGTGGCACTTTGTGAGAAAAACATCAAATCTGCATGGTAATGTTGCAGGTTTCCCATGTTTATACTGTGCACTTTATCATAGTTCACtctgctttgctgttttttttttttatgtgcttgaccatacctctctgggatttacaatacttaactatgctttattacacttcgctATGCTTTTACGAATGTTTTATAATGGAAGAACggcatatgcttttttttttgtaaatgaaccATGCTTCCCTGTCATGTGTCCTGACCTACAGGCAGGGTTGACCAAAAAGTCATTGTTGCCTTTTTGTAGCACATACTGTAGAAAGTTTGTTTCAGTCATGACAGGCAAGATAATAGATCATACAGATTCCATACTGGGTCGATAGCAGATGCTCAGTTGgcataaatataaatgaaacggATTACACACATATTTTTCATGGAAAGCTTTTAAAGTTCCTGGAAAGGTTTTAAGGTTGAACACTCACACACTATGAACAGTTTCCACGGCAAACCTCACATAAACCAAAATCAGGCCGCCCCAACAATGTTTAACCAGCTAGGCTACCCGTTGACAAGAGATTAAGACTCACATTACCACTAGTGAAAAAAGGAAATGGAAGAAAGGCTATTTGAACACCCTAATGTTTGAAATCATTTCAAGGGGAATTACTGCTGTCACCGCTAAATCAGTTAAGCTGACTGTATTCCAAAGGGTATAATTACCCCATTAACGAATTAGTTTTGCTTCTATGAACTGGTCCTATTTACACTACTTTTTCAGTTAATTATATTTTAGCTAACTGCTTAAAAGGACCATACCAATATCTGGCAAACCTTCCATAGCAATcttcatgggggaaaaaaaagctaaatcttaaatgaaacacacacacactatatatatatatatatatatatatatatatatatatatatatatatatatatatatatatatatataatgtgtgtgtgttgttaactTGAAtgtcacagtattttatttgcaatataaAATCTGTTAGACCTCGTGGATTACGTTTTAATTAAGGTATACGATATACTGCATACAGTATCACGAGTGGGCTTAGCAAAACAGTGTAGGCTACCATTGATACTGGATTTAGAATCGTTCTTTTCAACAGGACCTGAATATATAGCACTGACACAGTCTAATTACCTCAGATTGAAAGTCTTACAAAAAATCTCAAAtcgagtttttaaaataaaacaaaagaaccaAATGAAAAATGCGCCTAAATACTGTATCTATTTAAGAACAAAAGGCTCCGTTTGCAGACAGCTAGAAAAGTTTGAATCAAGCATCCTTGCACGTATGCCAGGTTAGTTAACTGCACGTTCTGtaaaagagaaagtaaaaaaataggcagatacaacatgttacaaaatatatttaataatacgtaactgttttgtttactgtttgttaacTACTTATAAATCTCCTCTTACCTTAAAAAATGTTACTCGGTGAGAAAGAAACAATCCGCTTGCTTCTCCAGAAAATCGGAGACCCTCTTGAGATGCGAGAGAGCAACCACTGAGCTCAGAATCGCTGTGTTACAATGAATCGCTTTTAGACGTGGCCCCTCGCAGGATTTGATTTCTGAAGTAAAGGGTGTGGGCATTGcatgggaaaaaaataacaaaactgtgcAATTTGTTTTCTATAGTTTGGTGACATTTTGAACTCAGCTTTATAAATGTTTCTACAAATAACTATAAAGGTCAGGAGTTAAGAGGTATTTCCTTTAGTatctgtactgtacatgcatcaATTGACATATTTTGTAGGTCTTGGTAGAATATTTCACTCTCTAGATAGggcaatattaatatatatatatatctaatataatctatatatagcatatatatatataatatatattagatatatatatatagatatatgtgtgttATTACACAATAGTCAAAATCATAATAAGTTTCAATAATCTAATtaattaggatatatatatatatatatatatatttttattggaaaaaaatCTTTCAACCTAGTACTATATTAGTTAGTTTCAAATGTTCAAATCTGTTATCTGTATTACACTGAACATCACATCAAATCCAAATCTCTGTCAACATTATAATTCTGTAGAGATGAGCGGCCCGATTTTCATGACAGTGCAAAAGTCATTTAGGCACACTTTTTGGAGATTAAAGTCAGCACAAATTTTGGTTTGTGCTGGAATTTCGATTTTGGAGCCGTACTCTAGGAATAGTTTTGATTTCCTGTAGAAATCCATGATCCGGTTGATTCTTTCCATTTTTGACAGATATCAGGTAAAGTATATTGATGGAAATCTTTAGTAATTTGGAGAAATTTGGGGGTAGACAtacactgtgtgtatatgtgtgtgtatatatatatatatatatatatatatatatatatatatatatatatatatatatatatatatatatatatatactctgtatAGATAAAATTGGAAATATATAGCTGTGTACAGTCATTTACAGAAATGTGTAGAAGTATATATATAGTTATCCATATAAAAGTATTTCCAGAACTGTATACATGTTaaagttattgtttaaatattagtGAATAACATGTTTCtattgtaaacttttatttttacaatgggaCAATAAGCCTGTACTAAGCCTCttgtttaaatacaaatgcagtttAAACATGTCTGCATATTGAAAGCCTAAGTAAATGTAGTTAGATAAAAAGTAGTTACAGAAATTCTCTCTCCAGGTGGAACGATCTAGGATCTGTAAATGTAACAAAGTAATACACTGAAACTGGAAGCCTTCATTaactttaattaatttaaatgaaaatgcatattaGAGAAAAGGGGTCATGTAATCTTCTCTGGGGTGCTTCCAGTGTGACATTTGTCAAAAGTAGTTTTAGTATTTCATATTCCAccattcagggtttttttttttttatttgttttcgtGGATAATAATGTTTCCCGGTAAAGGTTTGCCATTGTAAAAgcacaaagtgtaataaaagcatggtgaaaacacagtaaaacacaggGAGGTATTGTAaaggatatttaaaaacatgccatAATATGGCaaatgtatagtacagtacacCCATGGAAAAACTGCTAACTGACAGTACAAAACTACATTGTATTCCAGTTTACTCAGGGCACACAAAGCAGGCATCCATGTAGGGCGACAAACTGAAAATGGCACTTCTAGGCCAGTTGCTTTGGGATGGTTTGTTTCTGTCCCTCTAGCTTTGCTTTGAGGTGTTGCATCATGTGATCATAGTTTCCAAGGTTCATACACATTACATTTACTAACAATGGGAAACAATTTATCACTAGCATccacacaatagaaagaaaagtGTTTTGCAAGGAAGCAAATATTGAAGCTGGTAGCACATTCTGATGGCATACCAAATATTGACAGTGCATTGGCAGCACCTGTGTGAGCTAAACCCACAGTATAAATATTGGGAGTTTATTTCCAGTGAGCTGGTGAACCAAACCTGCTCAGGAGGATGGTATTGTAGCAGCTGGGGGGTCTTTAAAGAGTGACAATTGGAAACCATGCATACCAATTAATCCTGAGGGCAGATTACACCACTGAAGGTATTACACCTTCAGAATTTAGATTTAAATTTACCAGCTCACTCACACAGGTTCGTTATATAGGGCAATTAAAACATTATACTGGGCAAAGACAGGGAGCTACAACCAAGAGATTAAAGTATAACACTTTACTTCTGAAACACGGCTTCTGTTAAAAGATCACATATgtgattaaaatacagaactcacaATAGCAGCCAAGGCATGAGTAGATTACAATTAACATCAATGAAATAATCCAAGACCAGGAATCAATACAGAAACTATAATTAAAAGCAATGGGATAATTAGAAACTGAATTCAGTGCAGATACAATTAGCATCAATGCAGTAGTTAAAGATTGAAATTCATACAGATAATTGTACAATCAAAAACAGGCAGCTCATAGAATCAGGACAATAATGATAAAACATGTAATTACTaaactaaacaattaacacaattaatacTACAACCAATTAATTAGTACACTCCAAACCAAGTGAACACCACACAAGAATAATCTAAGCTAAAGCAATGTGCACATTTTCCATCCTAAAAGCAGCGTCAAGGCTCCAGGAATACAAACACACGCACAACTCAAAACAGAACGTTTATAAGCTTAACCCCCACAGGGAGTGCCAAATATCACATTAGCTCAAACTTTTCACACTGCATATATGGGTTGGTTGTAACCACAGAATGGTCAACAACCATATACACTGCTTTAACTGCACAAACCAGTTCAGAgcaacattaacattatttagcttatTTTATTGCACATATCAGATTCTTGGGTTAtattgtttgtctgtctgttcatccatcCCTCTTTATGTGATTACACATTTTGTAGGGTTAGAGATTAACAAAGAAAGGGTTAATATTGTTGCTGTAAACTGAATTTACCAGACATAAGTTGTAAAACAGCTTTTGTCTGTGTAGCAACAAAACAACTATATCAAGAATACAGAAAAAGGTGGTTTACGAAAAGAAACTAAGTTGCAGTTTGATATGAAAGGTGAAAGAGAAGTTAGAGTGGGTCTAAACTCGGTGCAATTTAGTTGAACTCAAGAATATGTGCCTCACTTTCTAGCGGAAATAATGCTGTTGACTACAATTTAGCAAGTTAATAATAACCAGTGGGCAActtgccaagcttatagataacAGCTTCAAGAAGACCTATACCGTTAGGCACAGGAGAGACATTGTAAGACCCGGTGACCTTGAAGGTGTGAGGCAATGAGCTCCAGAGGGAAAGGTAACTGAGCGCTCCATTAACTTCTGTAATATAACCAGTGCTACATTATCATAATCTTTATTAATCtgataatcttttaaaaaaatgtgtgtgtgcatattgGAATCAAATAAAGGAAAGTTAAAAGTTAAATTCTTAATTACTGTTTGGACATGAATCATTATAAATTTTAAACCAGAGTATATATTAGTTTATCCTTACAATTTAATTACTTATTCTATTCTAGACACACTATTGGTATATGTTCGCATTATACTGAATTTACAGTATCTCAGTGTTACTGTTATGTTTGTTTATCTAGTCCAGACAGGTGTTTTACAACCCCAGTATTTTAACCCCCTTTCTGTCTAAACTCCTGCAGCCACCTTCCAGGAACAGACATCTATGAAAACAGATAAGAGGGGAAAGCATGTCCTGTGCAAAACAGAAGTAATGTTGTATCCATAATATTAGAGATGTACAGGGCTTTTCACAATATACAATACTAACAAAAAGGGATTTTTCTACAGCTACATAAATGGCTAAAGGGAGTATTTGGGAATGTTCTAAATATAACATTTGAGTTTGAAACCAGTGGATGTAGAGATCCCATCTACTTGTATACATTCCTTTCTTCAGGGTAAAGGTATTATTCAAGCTGGATCTGGGCTTTACATTGAAGCAGGAGGTCTGGAACATTCTTTTTTCTTATATACCTCTAGACTCACTAAAGAAGCATGTCATTTAAGAATATTTCACAGGTTATACACCATCAAAACTGTAGAGTAGTACTGAGGGGAAAATGCTGGAGGTGTAGTTCATGGTCATGGATATCAACCCAAATGATTTACTTACGGTAGTGGTAGCTTCACTCtatgcacatgtttttaaatcCAAATCCTGCTATTTTCCCTTTGCAAATGTCTAAGATCCCTTGGCAGTATTCACACCACAATTATCTCTATCATAGTTAAAGTGGCAGCATGGCTGTCCAATAGGAAACTACACAAACAAAGGGGTGGGCAGATTTGGAATTCTAGCCAAACATGCATGAACTGAATGAAAGCTCTCAGCCAATCACTGCATTCAGAGTCAAAGTGAGTCTAACAGACTGACCAATAAAAGGAAACATAAAGGGAAGCCAGTAGGTGAATCAGAGAGAACAGCAATGAAAAGAGAGAATGAAAGCTTGAGAGCAGTCACTGTTAGCAACACCATTGAAGAGAGAGGCGTTCCTGAGAGATCTAATGGGAGGTGGGGGTTGTGGCCTCTTGTGGCC is part of the Polyodon spathula isolate WHYD16114869_AA chromosome 13, ASM1765450v1, whole genome shotgun sequence genome and encodes:
- the LOC121326176 gene encoding carbohydrate sulfotransferase 6-like, with the protein product MLRLRITNSAVFTLISGLALVFLYSWQGGVSPQAEEQNGKVHVLILSSWRSGSSFVGQVFNQHPDVFYLMEPAWHVWVSMYQNSASTLRMAVRDLIRSVFQCDMYVFDAYMPEKRNVTHLFQWSVSRALCSPPACVLYEREEISNEMTCKKMCNKTPFEKVEEACKSYSHVVLKEVRVFDLETLYPLLKDPSLNLKIIHLIRDPRAVVKSREQSMKAFMRDNGIVLNTKGVQVVDAHYRVMREICRSHVQIYETATQKAPSFLKGRYMMVRYDDLVRDPLAEISAMYKFAELTLTPKLKSWIYDITHGKGHGNEQAFLTTSRNAVNVSQAWRVALPYEKVAKIQEVCKGAMNMLGYQLVGSGKEQKRLWQDMLLPRKQYKFTWLPSKTTDTLKD